One window of Halorussus sp. MSC15.2 genomic DNA carries:
- a CDS encoding translation initiation factor IF-2 subunit beta, giving the protein MESYDEHLDRAIDETPEIDDNEARFDVPDADVRQEGNVTVYENFQNTLDALGRDEDHVLKFLQDELGTSAHIDESGRARLTGEFSSGRIEDAIEEYTETYVLCSECGLPDTRLEREQGALLLRCEACGARSATSS; this is encoded by the coding sequence ATGGAGAGTTACGACGAACACCTCGACCGGGCGATAGACGAGACGCCCGAAATCGACGATAACGAGGCCCGATTCGACGTTCCAGACGCCGACGTGCGCCAGGAGGGGAACGTAACCGTCTACGAGAACTTCCAGAACACCCTCGACGCGCTCGGTCGGGACGAGGACCACGTCCTGAAGTTCTTGCAGGACGAACTCGGCACGAGCGCACACATCGACGAGAGCGGCCGTGCGCGCCTGACCGGCGAGTTCAGTTCCGGCCGCATCGAGGACGCCATCGAGGAGTACACCGAGACGTACGTCCTCTGTTCGGAGTGTGGACTTCCCGATACGCGTCTCGAACGAGAACAGGGTGCGCTGTTGTTGCGGTGCGAAGCGTGCGGCGCGCGCTCCGCGACCAGCAGCTAA
- a CDS encoding UPF0058 family protein produces the protein MKKQELIHLHGLLAEVGNYFEEENSTEVDLSEYDSLGVRPTSIHKSKTDHKAAVFAMANAITSEMNEAEADEKVAAKAD, from the coding sequence ATGAAGAAGCAGGAACTCATCCACCTTCACGGGCTGCTTGCGGAGGTTGGAAACTATTTCGAGGAGGAGAACAGCACCGAAGTAGACCTTTCAGAGTACGACTCCCTTGGTGTACGACCAACATCCATTCACAAGTCCAAAACGGACCACAAAGCAGCGGTCTTCGCCATGGCAAACGCGATAACTTCCGAAATGAACGAAGCCGAGGCGGACGAGAAGGTCGCCGCCAAGGCCGACTGA
- a CDS encoding DUF555 domain-containing protein has protein sequence MNCRVVVEAAVPVYDVETPDEAVRIAISKTGELLNPDLNYVEINMGKRSCPHCGEELEPAFIAADESLVALELEMTVFNVEREEHASRIARKEIGQRLENIPLTVLEVEVVEENDEDGEDVESEEVESESQSDRDEDDEVLPEFEDLIE, from the coding sequence ATGAACTGCAGAGTTGTCGTGGAAGCCGCAGTCCCGGTCTACGACGTGGAGACTCCCGACGAGGCGGTTCGCATCGCCATCTCCAAGACCGGCGAGTTGCTCAACCCCGACCTCAACTACGTCGAAATCAACATGGGGAAACGGTCCTGTCCGCACTGCGGGGAGGAACTCGAACCGGCGTTCATCGCGGCCGACGAGAGCCTCGTCGCGCTCGAACTGGAGATGACGGTGTTCAACGTCGAGCGCGAGGAACACGCCTCGCGAATCGCTCGCAAGGAAATCGGCCAGCGCCTCGAGAACATTCCCCTGACCGTCCTCGAAGTCGAAGTCGTCGAGGAGAACGACGAAGACGGCGAGGACGTCGAGTCCGAGGAGGTCGAATCGGAGAGCCAGAGCGACCGCGACGAAGACGACGAAGTCCTCCCCGAGTTCGAGGACCTCATCGAGTGA
- a CDS encoding DNA-3-methyladenine glycosylase, translating to MNSGSIAIGEFEGGLDVQTTLESGQTFLWRRDDGRAYETGGASGGSAWYHTVVGGHTDGESEVLRVRQRDDRLEWEASFDAESLVAERLRLDDDLPAIFERIPDHPLLADARETYPGLRIVNDPFFPCLVSFICSAQMRVGRIHGMQTALAREFGETVEFDGETYHAFPTPERLARATEDELRELGLGYRAPYVRRSAELVASGEATADDVRGLDYEDARDAMQAFVGVGDKVADCVLLFSLGYLEAVPLDTWIQTAIAEHYPHCEKGSYAETSRALREEFGGEFAGYAQTYVFHYLRTRG from the coding sequence ATGAACTCGGGTTCGATAGCTATCGGCGAGTTCGAGGGGGGTCTCGACGTACAGACGACGTTGGAGAGCGGGCAGACCTTCCTCTGGCGGCGCGACGACGGGCGCGCCTACGAGACCGGCGGCGCGAGCGGCGGGTCGGCGTGGTACCACACCGTCGTCGGCGGGCACACCGACGGGGAGTCGGAAGTCCTGAGGGTGCGCCAGCGCGACGACCGACTGGAGTGGGAGGCGTCGTTCGACGCCGAGTCGCTGGTGGCGGAGCGACTCCGACTCGACGACGACCTCCCCGCCATCTTCGAGCGAATCCCGGACCACCCCCTGCTCGCGGACGCCCGGGAGACGTACCCCGGACTCCGAATCGTGAACGACCCCTTCTTCCCCTGTCTGGTGTCGTTCATCTGCTCGGCCCAGATGCGAGTCGGGCGCATCCACGGGATGCAGACCGCCCTCGCCCGGGAGTTCGGCGAGACCGTCGAGTTCGACGGCGAGACCTACCACGCGTTCCCGACGCCCGAGCGACTCGCGCGAGCGACCGAGGACGAACTCCGGGAGTTGGGACTCGGCTACCGCGCGCCCTACGTCCGGCGCTCGGCGGAACTGGTCGCCTCCGGCGAGGCCACGGCCGACGACGTCCGGGGTCTCGACTACGAGGACGCCCGTGACGCGATGCAGGCGTTCGTCGGCGTCGGCGACAAGGTGGCCGACTGCGTGCTGTTGTTCTCGCTGGGCTATCTGGAGGCGGTTCCGCTCGACACGTGGATTCAGACCGCGATAGCCGAACACTATCCGCACTGCGAGAAGGGGTCGTACGCAGAGACCTCCCGGGCGCTCCGCGAGGAGTTCGGCGGCGAGTTCGCGGGCTACGCCCAGACCTACGTCTTTCACTACCTCCGGACCCGTGGGTAA
- a CDS encoding SRPBCC family protein encodes MTQNATGGRNASRVRRMAVTALGGTLVTVGLRRRSLGGTALALTGGWLLYRGVGGRTRPSESGGATPGSEDSGVEAETDSGATAVERSATVRESPDELYRFWRDSDLLTRIVGGFAEVTLAGEDRHRWVVSAPFGRSIEWETEMVEDRPGEFLRWESTEGAPIPNEGSVRFRPAPADRGTEVTLTLRFDPPGGRAGRSAMNLLGVVPETLASKMLYRFKSLAETGEIPTLDRNPSGRGSGDWV; translated from the coding sequence GTGACACAGAACGCGACCGGGGGACGTAACGCGAGTCGAGTCCGGCGGATGGCCGTCACGGCGCTCGGCGGAACGCTCGTGACCGTCGGACTTCGGAGACGCTCTCTCGGCGGGACGGCGCTCGCGCTCACCGGCGGGTGGCTGCTGTACCGAGGGGTCGGCGGACGCACCCGCCCGTCGGAGTCCGGCGGTGCGACTCCGGGGTCCGAAGACAGCGGGGTCGAGGCGGAGACCGATTCGGGCGCGACGGCGGTCGAACGGTCCGCTACCGTCCGGGAGTCGCCCGACGAACTCTACCGCTTCTGGCGGGACTCGGACCTGCTGACTCGCATCGTGGGCGGTTTCGCCGAGGTCACGCTGGCGGGCGAGGACCGTCACCGCTGGGTGGTCTCCGCACCGTTCGGCCGGAGCATCGAGTGGGAGACCGAGATGGTCGAGGACCGTCCCGGCGAGTTCCTGCGCTGGGAGTCCACCGAGGGCGCGCCGATACCCAACGAGGGGTCGGTGCGGTTCCGACCCGCTCCGGCCGACCGCGGGACCGAGGTGACGCTCACGCTGCGGTTCGACCCGCCGGGTGGCCGAGCCGGGCGCTCGGCGATGAACCTGCTGGGCGTCGTCCCCGAGACGCTGGCGAGCAAGATGCTCTATCGCTTCAAGAGCCTCGCCGAGACGGGCGAGATTCCCACGCTCGACCGCAATCCGTCGGGCCGGGGTAGCGGCGATTGGGTCTGA
- a CDS encoding acylphosphatase, protein MSSDSESADRTRAHVFVSGKVQGVYYRANTRDAARERGVDGWVQNLSDGRVEAVFEGPEDAVESMVVWCHTGSPAADVDDVEVEYEAPEGEEGFRIRR, encoded by the coding sequence ATGTCGAGCGACTCCGAGAGCGCCGACCGAACCCGAGCGCACGTCTTCGTCTCCGGCAAGGTACAGGGCGTCTACTACCGGGCGAACACCCGCGACGCCGCCCGAGAGCGCGGCGTGGACGGGTGGGTTCAGAACCTCAGCGACGGCCGTGTGGAGGCCGTCTTCGAGGGGCCGGAGGACGCGGTGGAGTCGATGGTCGTGTGGTGTCACACCGGGAGTCCCGCCGCCGACGTGGACGACGTGGAAGTCGAGTACGAAGCCCCCGAGGGCGAAGAGGGGTTCCGCATCCGGCGCTGA
- a CDS encoding YegP family protein: protein MVHRNGNVIATSGEGYTRKHNALKGLRSVMTNAADAETVEED from the coding sequence TTGGTCCACCGGAACGGCAACGTCATCGCCACGAGCGGCGAAGGGTACACCCGCAAGCACAACGCTCTGAAGGGTCTGCGGAGCGTGATGACCAACGCCGCCGACGCGGAGACGGTCGAGGAGGACTAA